Proteins co-encoded in one Anabas testudineus chromosome 8, fAnaTes1.2, whole genome shotgun sequence genomic window:
- the LOC113153648 gene encoding uncharacterized protein LOC113153648: MGINCSTSPKTVDCLYEISSHGGLVPDASLDASLVSLLSLNSSQALEQQYSTLQREMTQEQRFAFNRDLHTVFGGNTTMSYGGVGVVALALSVLFEMLAHHQTGSSGRHPPPNPIGRMFGAGAVSDISSIVSELFKQIPAAANEPDKMAALLESYEGKLQSELVELYGRMESLEGGAVSSAGVKQWMNGAALHIHTFLHWKRLTNASAEEVLSQDYLQRAEPLLKTYREYLLRTVKVFPALTPGASGLLIVEPLRNVSHGVRHRACERNAIQRALVERFLSDQNLEAGSEFFQSSHMHHDALMAQKEHFELRMDDHSRM, encoded by the exons ATGGGAATAAACTGCAGTACCTCTCCAAAGACCGTAGACTGTCTATATGAGATCAGCAG CCACGGAGGACTAGTTCCCGATGCCTCCCTGGATGCTTCCCTGGTCTCTTTGCTGTCCTTGAACTCCTCTCAGGCTCTGGAGCAGCAGTACTCCACCCTGCAGAGAGAAATGACCCAAGAGCAGAGGTTTGCCTTCAACCGTGACCTCCACACCGTTTTTGGAGGAAACACCACA atgAGTTATGGGGGTGTGGGTGTTGTTGCCCTGGCGCTCTCAGTCCTCTTTGAGATGCTGGCCCATCACCAGACTGGAAGCTCGGGACGTCACCCACCTCCAAACCCCATTGGCAGGATGTTTGGGGCTGGCGCAGTGTCGGACATCAGCTCCATTGTCAGCGAGCTCTTCAAACAG attcctgctgctgctaatgAACCAGACAAGATGGCAGCACTGCTGGAGAGTTATGAGGGAAAGCTGCAGTCCGAGCTAGTGGAGTTGTACGGGAGGATGGAGTCTTTGGAGGGGGGCGCTGTCAGCTCAGCAGGG GTGAAACAATGGATGAACGGAGCTGCTCTCCATATCCACACCTTCCTCCACTGGAAACGTCTGACTAACGCCTCAGCTGAAGAAGTCTTAAGTCAGGACTACCTGCAGCGCGCTGAGCCTCTGCTCAAGACCTACAGAGAGTATCTGCTCAGAACA GTTAAAGTGTTTCCAGCACTGACTCCCGGCGCCAGTGGGTTGCTGATAGTGGAACCCCTGAGAAACGTGAGCCACGGGGTTCGACACCGAGCGTGCGAGCGTAACGCCATCCAGCGGGCTCTGGTGGAGCGTTTCCTGTCAGATCAGAACCTGGAGGCGGGAAGTGAGTTCTTCCAGAGCTCCCACATGCACCATGATGCTCTGATGGCACAGAAAGAACACTTTGAGCTGAGGATGGATGATCATTCACGTATGTGA